AACTGGACTTCGGCGAAGTAAATAGGGGAGTTATTGGCTGTTCTTGTCGGTAAGAATACACCATCAATCCGAAAAGCCAGTTGTTTAACTTCAACTGAGGAAAACTGATAAACTTCAGCTAAGGTGGGCGGTTGATCGATCAGCTCAAAAAAGATGCTGGGGAAGCTTTGGAAGATGCGGTAGAAAATGGTGTCTGTTTTCACGCGAATAGCGGATTAAATTAAAGGGGCGAGCATTTGCCCACCCTCGGAGATTATTGTAAGCTTTCAGTTCGCTATTTTTTGCAACAGCGGGCTTTCTAGCCTTGGCAATTCTCATCTCTAATTCCAATGGGGTTAAGGATGCGTTGAAAAACGCATCCTACATAGTGGAATTTTAGCGCCAGTTTCCCCAATCTAAATTAAAGATAGAAGTATTGGGAAACGCAATAGGATTATTGTTCGCTTGCAGGCGACGTTGTAAAGCTTCCAACTGGGGTTGAGGTTGCGGTAAATTTTCCACCAGTTGATAGGGGGCGATATTGCGTTCTAAAGCAAAGGCGGCTGTTGTTCCGGCGGCTGCCCCTGCTGACCATTCAAACGAGTGAACCCGGTAAGCAGCAGCAGCAATATGGCTGGTTGCGATGCTTTTACCCGCAATTAACATATTATCCACCCGTTGAGGAATTAAGGCCCGCAGAGGAATTTGGAAGGGGTAAGCTTGGCCGGCCCCTTGGCGTTCTCCCTCGCGTTCCGTGTTTCCGGGGGCTTCTGGAGGGCTAAAAGTCATGCAGGGGTGGAAGTCAATGGCATAGTGACCAATCCCCACGCTATCGGGGAAAATTGTAGAACGGGTACGACGGGCCACATTTTGCGGGTTCTGGCTTTGCAAGGCTTGAGTCGCTTCTAACCCGGCTAAAGCAGCTTTCAGGGCGCGGTAGGTTGAGGGAGAGAGGGTTTCGCGATAGTAGGCGTCGTTGTAGTCGCGGCGAGAAATATCAATTTCCCAAACCATAAACCCATCGGGATGCGCTGGACTCGGCCGCCCAATAATGCGCCGTCCTTCTCGCATATAGGGATATTTGGATAAACCGTGGGCGGTTCCCATTGGGCTGTTGAACCCGGACAAAAAGCGGTTGTTGGGATAGGGACGTTTAACGCCGTCGCCGAGTTGCGAGTCGGTGGTTCCGGCGACTAACCAATGGAAGTAACCTTTGGCGTGTTCTTCTCCTCGGCGTAGGGTTTCGGTTCTTAAGCCTCCCAGCCAACCCCCAGGTTGCAGTTGTCCTGTTGCTTGTAACTGTTCTCGCGTGTAAATCAGATTATCTTGGGAGGTACCGGGGCGGTAGTCGTTCCCCCAAGTCCAGTTTTGCATGGAGATGTCGCCGGGGGTGGGGGCGGTGAAGTTGATGCCTCCAAAGCGTTGCGGTTCGCCGGTTCTGGGACTCCAGATGCGCCGATAGGTGAAGACTAAACCAAAGTCGGCGAGGCGTTGAAGTTCGTAGCTGTAGTAGGGGGCGTATTGGTCGTAAAAGGGTGGGGGAGTATGGGTTTGGGGTTCCTGGGTTGCCTCCATTGCAAAGGTGTAGGTAAAGCCTTGGGTGCAATAGGG
The Desertifilum tharense IPPAS B-1220 genome window above contains:
- a CDS encoding FAD-dependent oxidoreductase gives rise to the protein MMRHIAKRAIARSLSLLSLSAILLEPLVLPVFAAPPRNPDQTVDCDILVVGGGLSGAATAYEGLLAGRTVCLTEITDWVGGQISAQGTSALDERPTQRQQLFYSRGYLELRERIQRKYRQLNPGDCWVSESCFLPGDGHEILSSILRDAARRGRGNLRWYPNTVVKDLEFNPNRTVIQSAIAIQHRPARGTAPLNTLPLSQTLEDAYRYENSAQLDKTIIRFTPRRQAQGTAPNWYVVDATETGELIGLADVPHRLGIDPRSFLEPSSASATGDPYCTQGFTYTFAMEATQEPQTHTPPPFYDQYAPYYSYELQRLADFGLVFTYRRIWSPRTGEPQRFGGINFTAPTPGDISMQNWTWGNDYRPGTSQDNLIYTREQLQATGQLQPGGWLGGLRTETLRRGEEHAKGYFHWLVAGTTDSQLGDGVKRPYPNNRFLSGFNSPMGTAHGLSKYPYMREGRRIIGRPSPAHPDGFMVWEIDISRRDYNDAYYRETLSPSTYRALKAALAGLEATQALQSQNPQNVARRTRSTIFPDSVGIGHYAIDFHPCMTFSPPEAPGNTEREGERQGAGQAYPFQIPLRALIPQRVDNMLIAGKSIATSHIAAAAYRVHSFEWSAGAAAGTTAAFALERNIAPYQLVENLPQPQPQLEALQRRLQANNNPIAFPNTSIFNLDWGNWR